In Paenibacillus stellifer, the DNA window CTCGTCAGCGTGAAGCGCAATCTTCATTATTGCTCGGTCTGCTGCAATATTACGGATACCGATCCCTGCCGGATCTGCCAGGACAAGAAGCGCGATGCTTCAGTCATTTGCGTGGTGCAGGATTCCAAGGATCTCGTCGCCATGGAGCGAACCAAGGAATTCAATGGCTATTATCATGTACTGCAGGGCGCTATCTCTCCTATGGAAGGCGTAGGCCCGGATGATATTCGGCTGAAGGAATTGCTGAACCGGCTCAGCGACGAGAGGGTACAGGAGCTCATTTTGGCGACGAACCCCAATATCGAGGGGGAGGCCACGGCGATGTACATCTCCAGACTCGTGCGTCCTTTTGAACTCAAAGTAACCCGTATCGCTCATGGTCTGCCTGTTGGCGGCGATTTGGAGTATGCGGATGAAGTGACGCTGTCCAAAGCACTGGAGGGCCGGCGCGAGCTTTTTTAACCGAATAGTAGAAATGTCTGAGAAGGGAAGCCTGGCAGGGCTTCTCTTTTTTTTGTGCTAGAGCGACTATATGAGTCCACAGCCCCTTTTTCCCGAGAGTGCGGAGTTTCCTGCGCCTTCTGGTTCTAAGTTCGTACTTGTCCTGATATGAATGAGAGTGTAGGAGAGACGGCTGTTTCTGCTGCAATCACCGAACGAAGGGGGAAGCGGGATGGGCTGGTGGAGTGCGCTGCGCCGCCAAGTCGGCGGGCAAGAGAAGGCCAGTGACGAAGGCTGGGACGTTTTTGCTGAGGTGAGGAAGGCGCATATGGAGTGGGAGAGAGCCCATCTGATGTTCGATGAAGCTATAGGTCAGGACCAGATTGACTATGCGATATATATATTGGAAGCGGCAGAGCGCAAGTATCAGATTCACCTCAAGCATGCCAAAATGATCGGTTTGAAACGCAATCAGCTTCAGGATCGATAATGGAAAAGGAGGAGGACGACGCTTGAGAACGGCGGCTTTGGCAGTACTGGTGATTTCGGCGGTTCTATTGATTGCGATTGTGTTGAAAAAAAGACTGGGATGGAGGTGGCTGGGCCTGTTCGGCTCCCACCTGGTTCTGGCGGCGATCGGCTTATATTTGGTTGATTTTACCCGTCTGGCGGGGGATCTGTATATTCCGCTGAATCCTGCCACGATTGGAACAGTGTCCGTATTAGGCTTGCCTGGGGTTGCCGTACTGTTGGGATTGAAAGTTACCTTATTTGGGTAGTTGACGATGAAGATGAATATGTGATACATTAATATTCGGCTCTTCGGGGAAGATAAAAGTCGACACCGGCCGACAAGCATGATGAAAATAAGAAATAAAAAAAGTTCTTGACGGTAACAAAGAGTCTGTGATATATTATAAAGGTCGCTGCATGAGACACGATAAAGTAGCGAATGAGACTTTGATCTTTGAAAACTGAACAACGAGTGAGTATTAAGAGAATTTAATTCTCGTCAGATTCAAAATGAGCAAATCAGCTTTTCATTAATGGAGAGTTTGATCCTGGCTCAGGACGAACGCTGGCGGCGTGCCTAATA includes these proteins:
- the recR gene encoding recombination mediator RecR; its protein translation is MYYPEPLAKLIDAFTRLPGIGPKTAARLAFHVLNMKEDDTIDFAKALVSVKRNLHYCSVCCNITDTDPCRICQDKKRDASVICVVQDSKDLVAMERTKEFNGYYHVLQGAISPMEGVGPDDIRLKELLNRLSDERVQELILATNPNIEGEATAMYISRLVRPFELKVTRIAHGLPVGGDLEYADEVTLSKALEGRRELF
- a CDS encoding pro-sigmaK processing inhibitor BofA family protein, with the protein product MRTAALAVLVISAVLLIAIVLKKRLGWRWLGLFGSHLVLAAIGLYLVDFTRLAGDLYIPLNPATIGTVSVLGLPGVAVLLGLKVTLFG